Proteins found in one Hippopotamus amphibius kiboko isolate mHipAmp2 chromosome 12, mHipAmp2.hap2, whole genome shotgun sequence genomic segment:
- the TTPAL gene encoding alpha-tocopherol transfer protein-like isoform X2, which produces MSEESDSLRTSPSAASLSESELPPPATPTGYVCSLTEDLVAKAREELQEKPEWRLRDVQALRDMVRKECPNLSTSLEDAFLLRFLRARKFDYDRALQLLINYHSCRRSWPEVFNNLRPSALKEVLASGFLTVLPHTDPRGCHILCLRPDRWIPSNYPITENIRAIYLTLEKLIQSEETQVNGIVILADYKGVSLSKASHFGPFIAKKVIGILQDGFPIRIKAVHIVNEPRIFKGIFAIIKPFLKEKIANRFFLHGSDLNSLHTNLPRNILPKEYGGTAGELDITTWNAVLLASEEDFVREFCQPGPPCDSILGQALPPEGLSAEAPCDDSMRAVKSQLYSCY; this is translated from the exons ATGTCGGAAGAAAGTGACTCCCTGAGAACCAGCCCTTCTGCAGCCTCACTTTCGGAAAGTGAGCTGCCGCCGCCCGCGACACCCACCGGCTATGTGTGCTCGCTGACCGAGGACCTGGTCGCCAAAGCCAGGGAGGAGCTGCAGGAGAAGCCGGAATGGAGACTTCGCGATGTCCAGGCCCTCCGGGACATGGTGCGCAAGGAGTGCCCGAACCTGAGCACCTCCCTCGAGGACGCCTTCCTGCTGCGCTTCCTCCGAGCCCGCAAGTTTGACTACGACCGGGCTCTGCAGCTCCTGATCAACTATCACAGCTGCCGGAGAAGCTGGCCGGAAGTCTTCAACAACCTGCGGCCGTCGGCCTTGAAAGAGGTCCTGGCTTCCGGATTCCTCACCGTGCTGCCCCACACCGACCCCAGGGGCTGCCACATCCTCTGCCTCCGCCCAG ACAGGTGGATCCCAAGCAACTATCCAATTACCGAAAACATCCGGGCCATATACCTGACATTAGAAAAACTCATTCAGTCTGAAGAAACCCAGGTGAATGGAATTGTAATTCTTGCAGACTACAAAGGAGTGAGCTTATCAAAGGCATCTCATTTCGGCCCTTTTATAGCCAAAAAGGTGATTGGCATCCTTCAG GACGGTTTCCCCATTCGGATAAAAGCAGTCCACATAGTGAATGAACCTCGAATATTTAAAGGCATTTTTGCCATCATAAAACCATTTCTGAAGGAGAAAATAGCAAACAGA TTTTTCCTTCATGGGTCTGACCTGAACTCTCTCCACACGAACCTTCCAAGAAACATTCTCCCCAAGGAGTACGGGGGCACGGCCGGAGAGCTGGACATCACCACCTGGAACGCGGTGCTGCTGGCCTCGGAGGAGGACTTTGTGAGGGAGTTCTGCCAACCCGGCCCTCCCTGCGACAGCAtcctgggccaggccctgccGCCCGAGGGGCTGAGCGCAGAGGCACCGTGTGATGACTCCATGCGGGCTGTGAAGTCACAGCTGTACTCCTGCTACTAG
- the TTPAL gene encoding alpha-tocopherol transfer protein-like isoform X3, with translation MLHPHRRSDQFHSHHAESHVDMGTWELMSEESDSLRTSPSAASLSESELPPPATPTGYVCSLTEDLVAKAREELQEKPEWRLRDVQALRDMVRKECPNLSTSLEDAFLLRFLRARKFDYDRALQLLINYHSCRRSWPEVFNNLRPSALKEVLASGFLTVLPHTDPRGCHILCLRPDRWIPSNYPITENIRAIYLTLEKLIQSEETQDGFPIRIKAVHIVNEPRIFKGIFAIIKPFLKEKIANRFFLHGSDLNSLHTNLPRNILPKEYGGTAGELDITTWNAVLLASEEDFVREFCQPGPPCDSILGQALPPEGLSAEAPCDDSMRAVKSQLYSCY, from the exons ATGCTCCACCCCCACAGGAGATCTGATCAGTTTCACAGCCACCATGCCGAGTCACATGTGGATATG GGAACCTGGGAGCTCATGTCGGAAGAAAGTGACTCCCTGAGAACCAGCCCTTCTGCAGCCTCACTTTCGGAAAGTGAGCTGCCGCCGCCCGCGACACCCACCGGCTATGTGTGCTCGCTGACCGAGGACCTGGTCGCCAAAGCCAGGGAGGAGCTGCAGGAGAAGCCGGAATGGAGACTTCGCGATGTCCAGGCCCTCCGGGACATGGTGCGCAAGGAGTGCCCGAACCTGAGCACCTCCCTCGAGGACGCCTTCCTGCTGCGCTTCCTCCGAGCCCGCAAGTTTGACTACGACCGGGCTCTGCAGCTCCTGATCAACTATCACAGCTGCCGGAGAAGCTGGCCGGAAGTCTTCAACAACCTGCGGCCGTCGGCCTTGAAAGAGGTCCTGGCTTCCGGATTCCTCACCGTGCTGCCCCACACCGACCCCAGGGGCTGCCACATCCTCTGCCTCCGCCCAG ACAGGTGGATCCCAAGCAACTATCCAATTACCGAAAACATCCGGGCCATATACCTGACATTAGAAAAACTCATTCAGTCTGAAGAAACCCAG GACGGTTTCCCCATTCGGATAAAAGCAGTCCACATAGTGAATGAACCTCGAATATTTAAAGGCATTTTTGCCATCATAAAACCATTTCTGAAGGAGAAAATAGCAAACAGA TTTTTCCTTCATGGGTCTGACCTGAACTCTCTCCACACGAACCTTCCAAGAAACATTCTCCCCAAGGAGTACGGGGGCACGGCCGGAGAGCTGGACATCACCACCTGGAACGCGGTGCTGCTGGCCTCGGAGGAGGACTTTGTGAGGGAGTTCTGCCAACCCGGCCCTCCCTGCGACAGCAtcctgggccaggccctgccGCCCGAGGGGCTGAGCGCAGAGGCACCGTGTGATGACTCCATGCGGGCTGTGAAGTCACAGCTGTACTCCTGCTACTAG
- the TTPAL gene encoding alpha-tocopherol transfer protein-like isoform X1: protein MLHPHRRSDQFHSHHAESHVDMGTWELMSEESDSLRTSPSAASLSESELPPPATPTGYVCSLTEDLVAKAREELQEKPEWRLRDVQALRDMVRKECPNLSTSLEDAFLLRFLRARKFDYDRALQLLINYHSCRRSWPEVFNNLRPSALKEVLASGFLTVLPHTDPRGCHILCLRPDRWIPSNYPITENIRAIYLTLEKLIQSEETQVNGIVILADYKGVSLSKASHFGPFIAKKVIGILQDGFPIRIKAVHIVNEPRIFKGIFAIIKPFLKEKIANRFFLHGSDLNSLHTNLPRNILPKEYGGTAGELDITTWNAVLLASEEDFVREFCQPGPPCDSILGQALPPEGLSAEAPCDDSMRAVKSQLYSCY from the exons ATGCTCCACCCCCACAGGAGATCTGATCAGTTTCACAGCCACCATGCCGAGTCACATGTGGATATG GGAACCTGGGAGCTCATGTCGGAAGAAAGTGACTCCCTGAGAACCAGCCCTTCTGCAGCCTCACTTTCGGAAAGTGAGCTGCCGCCGCCCGCGACACCCACCGGCTATGTGTGCTCGCTGACCGAGGACCTGGTCGCCAAAGCCAGGGAGGAGCTGCAGGAGAAGCCGGAATGGAGACTTCGCGATGTCCAGGCCCTCCGGGACATGGTGCGCAAGGAGTGCCCGAACCTGAGCACCTCCCTCGAGGACGCCTTCCTGCTGCGCTTCCTCCGAGCCCGCAAGTTTGACTACGACCGGGCTCTGCAGCTCCTGATCAACTATCACAGCTGCCGGAGAAGCTGGCCGGAAGTCTTCAACAACCTGCGGCCGTCGGCCTTGAAAGAGGTCCTGGCTTCCGGATTCCTCACCGTGCTGCCCCACACCGACCCCAGGGGCTGCCACATCCTCTGCCTCCGCCCAG ACAGGTGGATCCCAAGCAACTATCCAATTACCGAAAACATCCGGGCCATATACCTGACATTAGAAAAACTCATTCAGTCTGAAGAAACCCAGGTGAATGGAATTGTAATTCTTGCAGACTACAAAGGAGTGAGCTTATCAAAGGCATCTCATTTCGGCCCTTTTATAGCCAAAAAGGTGATTGGCATCCTTCAG GACGGTTTCCCCATTCGGATAAAAGCAGTCCACATAGTGAATGAACCTCGAATATTTAAAGGCATTTTTGCCATCATAAAACCATTTCTGAAGGAGAAAATAGCAAACAGA TTTTTCCTTCATGGGTCTGACCTGAACTCTCTCCACACGAACCTTCCAAGAAACATTCTCCCCAAGGAGTACGGGGGCACGGCCGGAGAGCTGGACATCACCACCTGGAACGCGGTGCTGCTGGCCTCGGAGGAGGACTTTGTGAGGGAGTTCTGCCAACCCGGCCCTCCCTGCGACAGCAtcctgggccaggccctgccGCCCGAGGGGCTGAGCGCAGAGGCACCGTGTGATGACTCCATGCGGGCTGTGAAGTCACAGCTGTACTCCTGCTACTAG